One genomic region from Hyalangium ruber encodes:
- a CDS encoding bifunctional serine/threonine-protein kinase/formylglycine-generating enzyme family protein, protein MARDSDQAGSACLTDELLARLIDGQLVTDELEPIHRHVAGCQHCHALFVTVVRGDLRVAGGLVAQSPVDGEGFSSNETAPRAPAASWVPPTEFDEFQLERLLGRGAMGLVYLAHDRFLDRRVAVKFIAAQQPNARIRSRFHNEARAIARLQHPNVVTLFRVGEVGGHPYLVSEYLVGQSLANLPLPLPWRRVLRLGQGLARGLAAAHRQGVLHRDLKPSNVFLTEEGEVKLLDFGLAELVDASAPVGPSGARAAGTPRYMAPELFHGGAATPQSDLYALGLVLYELCTGTLPPIGETERQVPGSSPSFTAAVPDVDLDFAALVERCLAVDPSVRFISADALGAELERLGGSREPDVLPSANPYRGLAPFEAEHRSLFFGRDAEILAVLERLRRQPLVLVAGDSGVGKSSLCRAGVLPRVEQGALGEYREFSTLTLGPGRRPLARLAAALAPVLGRTEAELGRWLTEAPEHLGPALRAAHQEGRGLLLFIDQLEELVTLSEPEQAVRFASLLGELALPAVGVRVLLAVRGDFLARVGVLSGLDDVVEQALYLLKPLSSERVREAIVGPARRRGVVFESEALVQTLVQATARGAGSLPLLQFALAELWERRDTARGCITQASLDEMGGVAGALSRHADRVLANLGQAEQQAARRLLGRLITAEGTRSERGEEELIAASSEARTAMRALVEGRLLHVRKVGDRASYEIAHEALIASWGTLHQWLNEDAGQSALRQRIESAGTEWERLGRVEDLLWRERQLDEASALDPTTLGAREQDFLRASWRAVRRRSQRRWLAALALVLVVGGFYGVMRLKQHQELQSFVSARMADARVALAEANELGQRASKGRTEAMALFTGQPPGGPGIPLDPQERWLLAQEIWGQVTEELRQSGASYAEAERAIEEVLDRARDQEDARQLLIQLIHERILLAERFYQREELTRLVQRFRRLTVAGDALRKEFDAPAELVLVTEPPGASIEITRYVDDQGRRRREPVPLLEPLGSTPMEWRSVPPGSYQLHITREGYAPVELPLLLERGTRESITLELPKKVPEGYVYIPSGCSLEGSADVEELRAMLESAPLHSSCLEQGYLIGRTEVTLGDWLTYLDTLPGNAPERLILEKPNFNGNSAVTLRRLPDGAWSFSLYLVSGAVLTAQAGEPIRYPGRKSRAEQDWRRFPLVGVSADDLVGYLSWLDRTQRLPGARLCSELEWTRAARGADDRRFPHGNRLQKDDANIDATYAFRPDAYGPDEVGSHRASLSPFGLEDMAGNAFEMTRPTQSGFGEIVLRGGAWYYGDIGALVASRQASTSSHRDARIGVRLCASLPGE, encoded by the coding sequence ATGGCGCGTGACTCAGATCAGGCTGGGTCGGCATGTCTGACGGATGAGCTCCTTGCGCGGCTCATCGATGGACAGCTCGTCACGGACGAGCTGGAGCCGATCCATCGCCACGTCGCGGGGTGCCAGCACTGCCATGCCCTCTTCGTCACGGTCGTGCGCGGTGACCTGCGCGTGGCGGGAGGGCTCGTGGCGCAGAGCCCCGTGGACGGAGAGGGATTCTCAAGTAATGAGACGGCTCCCCGGGCACCGGCCGCTAGTTGGGTGCCTCCCACCGAGTTCGACGAGTTCCAGCTCGAGCGTCTGCTGGGGCGCGGGGCCATGGGGCTTGTCTATCTCGCACACGATCGCTTCCTGGATCGGCGGGTGGCGGTGAAGTTCATCGCGGCGCAGCAGCCCAACGCGCGCATCCGCTCGCGCTTCCATAACGAGGCACGCGCCATCGCGCGATTGCAGCACCCCAACGTCGTCACCCTGTTTCGCGTGGGCGAGGTGGGGGGGCACCCTTATCTCGTCTCCGAGTACCTTGTCGGGCAGAGCCTCGCGAACCTGCCTCTGCCCCTGCCATGGCGGCGCGTCCTCAGGCTGGGGCAGGGGTTGGCCCGAGGGCTCGCGGCGGCACATCGCCAGGGCGTGCTGCACCGGGACCTCAAGCCATCCAACGTCTTCCTCACCGAGGAAGGCGAGGTCAAGCTGCTCGACTTCGGGCTGGCCGAGCTCGTGGATGCGAGTGCGCCCGTGGGACCGAGCGGTGCTCGTGCGGCGGGCACGCCGCGCTACATGGCACCCGAGCTCTTCCATGGAGGGGCGGCGACGCCGCAGAGCGATCTCTATGCCCTCGGGCTGGTGCTCTATGAGCTCTGTACAGGCACGCTTCCTCCGATCGGAGAGACAGAGCGACAGGTGCCTGGGAGCAGCCCTTCGTTCACGGCCGCTGTGCCAGATGTCGATCTCGACTTCGCGGCGCTCGTGGAGCGATGCCTCGCCGTCGATCCGAGCGTGCGCTTCATCTCGGCTGACGCGCTCGGCGCTGAGCTCGAGCGGCTGGGAGGGAGCCGCGAGCCGGACGTCCTTCCCTCCGCGAATCCCTACCGGGGCCTGGCGCCTTTCGAAGCCGAGCACCGCTCGCTCTTCTTCGGGCGCGATGCCGAGATCCTCGCCGTGCTCGAGCGCTTGCGCCGTCAGCCGCTGGTCCTCGTGGCTGGAGACTCGGGCGTGGGCAAGTCCTCGCTCTGTCGCGCGGGCGTCCTCCCTCGCGTCGAGCAAGGAGCGCTCGGCGAGTATCGCGAGTTCTCCACGCTGACGCTGGGGCCTGGCCGCCGGCCGCTGGCGAGGCTCGCGGCGGCACTGGCCCCCGTGCTGGGCCGCACGGAGGCGGAGCTGGGGCGCTGGCTCACCGAAGCACCCGAGCATCTGGGGCCCGCCTTGCGAGCGGCTCACCAGGAGGGGCGCGGTCTGCTCCTCTTCATCGACCAGCTCGAGGAGCTGGTCACCCTGAGCGAGCCCGAGCAGGCGGTGCGCTTCGCCAGTCTCCTCGGGGAGCTCGCCTTGCCAGCGGTGGGCGTGCGCGTGCTCCTCGCGGTGCGGGGCGACTTCCTCGCGCGTGTCGGGGTGCTGTCGGGCCTGGACGACGTGGTCGAGCAGGCGCTGTACCTGCTCAAGCCCCTCTCCTCTGAGCGCGTGCGAGAGGCCATCGTCGGGCCGGCCCGCCGCAGGGGCGTGGTCTTCGAATCCGAGGCCCTGGTGCAGACCCTCGTCCAGGCCACGGCGCGAGGCGCGGGCAGCCTGCCCCTGCTCCAGTTCGCGCTGGCCGAACTCTGGGAGCGCCGCGATACGGCCAGGGGCTGCATCACCCAGGCGTCACTCGACGAGATGGGCGGCGTGGCCGGCGCGCTGTCGCGCCATGCGGACCGGGTGCTCGCGAACCTTGGCCAGGCCGAGCAGCAGGCCGCGCGTCGCTTGCTTGGGCGCCTCATCACCGCGGAGGGCACCCGCAGTGAGCGCGGCGAGGAGGAGCTCATCGCGGCGTCGTCCGAGGCGCGCACCGCCATGAGAGCGCTCGTCGAGGGGCGCCTGTTGCATGTGCGCAAGGTTGGAGATCGCGCGAGCTATGAGATCGCTCACGAGGCGCTCATCGCGAGCTGGGGCACGTTGCACCAATGGCTCAACGAGGATGCCGGTCAGAGCGCGCTTCGTCAGCGTATCGAGTCCGCCGGGACGGAGTGGGAGCGCCTGGGACGCGTCGAGGATCTCCTGTGGCGAGAGCGTCAGCTGGACGAGGCGAGCGCGCTCGATCCCACGACCCTGGGGGCCCGAGAGCAGGACTTCCTCCGCGCCTCCTGGCGCGCCGTGCGTCGCCGGAGCCAACGTCGCTGGCTCGCCGCGCTGGCCCTCGTGCTCGTCGTGGGGGGCTTCTATGGCGTGATGCGCCTGAAGCAGCACCAGGAACTCCAGAGCTTCGTGAGCGCGCGGATGGCGGACGCCAGGGTGGCGCTCGCCGAGGCGAATGAGTTGGGGCAGCGCGCCAGCAAGGGGCGCACGGAAGCGATGGCACTCTTCACGGGCCAGCCTCCGGGTGGCCCGGGGATACCGCTGGACCCACAGGAGCGGTGGCTCCTCGCCCAGGAGATATGGGGGCAGGTCACCGAAGAACTCAGGCAGTCCGGCGCCTCCTATGCAGAGGCGGAGCGCGCCATCGAAGAGGTCCTCGATCGCGCCCGCGATCAAGAGGACGCACGCCAGCTACTCATCCAGCTCATCCATGAGCGGATCCTGCTGGCCGAGCGCTTCTACCAAAGGGAGGAGCTCACCCGGCTCGTGCAGCGCTTCCGGAGGTTGACTGTCGCGGGCGATGCGCTCCGAAAGGAGTTCGACGCCCCAGCGGAGCTCGTGCTGGTGACCGAGCCGCCGGGCGCGAGCATCGAGATCACGCGCTACGTGGACGACCAGGGGAGACGGAGACGCGAGCCCGTGCCTCTTCTGGAGCCTCTCGGTTCGACGCCGATGGAGTGGCGGAGCGTGCCACCGGGCTCCTACCAGCTCCACATCACGCGGGAGGGATATGCGCCGGTCGAGCTCCCCCTTCTGCTCGAGCGAGGGACGCGCGAGAGCATCACCCTCGAGCTCCCCAAGAAGGTGCCCGAGGGCTATGTCTACATCCCCTCTGGATGCAGCCTCGAAGGGAGCGCGGATGTAGAGGAGCTGAGAGCGATGCTGGAGAGTGCGCCTCTGCATTCGAGCTGCCTCGAACAGGGCTATCTCATCGGGCGGACCGAGGTGACGCTGGGCGATTGGCTGACGTACCTGGACACCTTGCCCGGGAACGCACCCGAGAGGCTCATCCTCGAGAAGCCGAACTTCAACGGCAACAGCGCGGTGACGCTGCGGCGACTGCCTGATGGCGCCTGGAGCTTCTCCCTCTATCTCGTGAGCGGAGCCGTCCTCACGGCCCAGGCTGGCGAACCCATTCGCTACCCGGGTCGGAAGTCTCGCGCTGAACAGGACTGGCGACGCTTTCCCCTGGTGGGTGTCTCGGCCGACGATCTCGTGGGCTACCTCTCGTGGCTCGATCGGACGCAGCGGTTGCCGGGCGCCCGCCTGTGCAGTGAGCTCGAGTGGACGCGTGCGGCGAGAGGGGCGGACGATCGCCGGTTTCCGCATGGCAACCGGCTCCAGAAGGACGACGCCAACATCGATGCGACGTACGCCTTTCGGCCAGATGCCTACGGGCCGGATGAGGTGGGATCGCATCGCGCCTCCCTCAGTCCCTTCGGCCTCGAGGACATGGCTGGCAATGCCTTCGAGATGACCCGGCCCACGCAGAGCGGTTTCGGAGAGATCGTTCTGCGTGGGGGGGCCTGGTACTACGGCGACATCGGCGCCCTGGTGGCCAGTCGCCAGGCCAGCACCTCCAGCCACCGCGATGCTCGGATTGGCGTGCGCCTGTGTGCCTCTCTTCCAGGCGAGTGA
- a CDS encoding sigma-70 family RNA polymerase sigma factor produces the protein MEVPLKLATTFFEHAPGRPSTPSHLAEFENLLRGAWETGQSPWPGVLVPAEVFVRHLARLLPEVSDAPSLSETLGQLTLEDLYLACACVHGVPDATDVLERNYLARLPAVLAYLRLPSPLLEDLCQMVRIHLLLGTSESGPRLADYTGRGALLSWMRVIAARMALRLGPQARETPDENVLAALESLQSPDPDAELDLIKRRYRPMFLQAIREAFDALSSEQRHLLRLHFVDRLPTTRMAPLFGVDQSTVSRWIKAARQAVYEDTKRLLKGRLRLSSREFESLTAAIDSHLDLSFSQILQDDEPEKK, from the coding sequence ATGGAAGTGCCGTTAAAGCTCGCCACCACCTTCTTCGAGCATGCACCGGGACGACCGAGCACGCCGAGCCACCTCGCCGAGTTCGAGAACCTGCTTCGTGGCGCATGGGAGACGGGCCAGAGCCCGTGGCCTGGGGTGCTCGTGCCCGCCGAAGTCTTCGTGCGACACCTGGCCAGGCTCCTGCCCGAGGTCAGCGATGCGCCCTCGCTCTCGGAGACGCTCGGACAACTGACACTCGAAGACCTCTATCTGGCATGTGCCTGTGTTCACGGCGTGCCGGACGCGACCGATGTCCTCGAGCGCAACTACCTGGCCAGACTGCCGGCAGTGCTCGCGTACCTCAGGCTCCCCTCTCCTCTCCTCGAGGATCTGTGCCAGATGGTCCGCATCCATCTCCTGCTCGGCACCTCGGAGTCCGGGCCACGGCTGGCCGACTACACAGGCCGCGGAGCGCTGCTGAGCTGGATGCGGGTCATCGCCGCGCGCATGGCCCTCAGGCTGGGCCCTCAGGCTCGGGAGACCCCCGATGAGAACGTCCTCGCGGCCCTGGAGAGCCTGCAGTCCCCCGACCCGGATGCGGAGCTCGATCTCATCAAGCGTCGCTACCGCCCCATGTTCCTCCAGGCCATCCGAGAGGCCTTCGACGCGCTCTCGAGCGAGCAGCGCCACCTGCTCCGGCTCCACTTCGTGGATCGGCTGCCGACGACTCGGATGGCGCCGTTGTTCGGCGTGGACCAGTCAACGGTCTCGCGCTGGATCAAGGCGGCGCGGCAGGCCGTCTACGAGGACACGAAGCGCCTGCTCAAAGGGCGCCTCCGCTTGTCCTCGCGCGAGTTCGAGAGCCTCACGGCCGCCATCGACAGCCATCTGGATCTGAGCTTCAGTCAGATCCTTCAGGACGACGAGCCGGAGAAGAAGTAG
- a CDS encoding Kelch repeat-containing protein gives MNTRFTPLLLALALALFSGDASAANTSSAQFTISVPPSPGAPVSRVTVVASATDFSSLSLDLTATGDTWSGTLDDIPSGAQRSFQVRAFDAANNLIAEDSVSGINLTANKTKRITLELEQVTPPPAVQAPPIQRSPPRITQSSQSTMNVRPGGKVTFKVAAKDPERSELTFIWSASAGTPGTSDSGANRSRATWSAPACAVLGTPTTVTATVTNAFGLTDSKVFTLKGLPACSAKWTATGSMATARGSLAAVLLSNGKVLVSGGREDKRHASAELYDPATGTWSATGPMVEPRDHHPLLLLPDGKVLVAGGTGKTGYSVNTSELYDPVTGAWSSVGELALTRPTDHTAILLPNGKVLIATGTSYPMSELYDPATRTWSATGRMGTERHSATVTLLPNGKVLVAGGFGSSTPGNPSSAELYDPATAAWSATGSMDSARHQHTATVLSNSQVLVVGGSNGTKALASAELYDPATGTWRMTRPMATVREHHTATLLPNGQVLIAGGFNEAGPIASVEVYDPATGNWSTTAPLSMARGTHTATLLPNGQVLIAGGYNRGQALTSAELFTP, from the coding sequence ATGAATACAAGATTCACCCCTCTCCTCCTGGCGCTCGCCCTGGCGCTCTTCTCGGGCGACGCTTCCGCCGCGAACACCAGCTCGGCCCAGTTCACCATCTCGGTGCCCCCGTCTCCTGGCGCTCCCGTCTCCCGCGTGACTGTCGTCGCCAGCGCCACGGACTTCTCCTCTCTCTCCCTGGACCTGACTGCTACCGGCGACACGTGGAGCGGCACCCTCGACGACATTCCCTCCGGTGCCCAGCGCTCCTTCCAAGTCCGGGCCTTCGATGCCGCCAACAACCTGATCGCCGAGGACTCCGTTTCCGGCATCAACCTCACCGCGAACAAGACCAAGCGCATCACCCTCGAGCTGGAGCAGGTCACGCCTCCGCCCGCTGTCCAGGCTCCGCCCATTCAGCGCTCGCCTCCCCGCATCACCCAATCCTCTCAGTCCACGATGAACGTCAGGCCGGGCGGCAAGGTCACCTTCAAGGTGGCCGCCAAGGACCCTGAGCGGTCCGAGCTCACCTTCATCTGGAGCGCCAGCGCTGGGACGCCAGGTACGTCCGATAGCGGCGCCAACCGCAGCCGCGCGACCTGGAGCGCGCCCGCCTGTGCCGTACTGGGCACGCCCACGACCGTCACCGCCACCGTCACCAATGCCTTCGGCCTGACCGACAGCAAGGTCTTCACCCTCAAGGGACTGCCGGCCTGCTCCGCGAAGTGGACCGCGACGGGCTCCATGGCCACGGCGCGCGGCAGCCTCGCGGCGGTCTTGCTGTCCAACGGCAAGGTGCTCGTCTCGGGGGGCAGGGAAGACAAGCGCCACGCTTCGGCGGAGCTGTATGATCCGGCCACGGGGACCTGGAGCGCCACGGGCCCCATGGTCGAGCCGCGCGACCACCACCCGCTGCTCCTGCTGCCCGACGGCAAGGTGCTCGTCGCGGGGGGCACGGGGAAGACCGGCTACTCGGTGAACACGTCGGAGCTGTACGACCCGGTCACGGGAGCCTGGAGTTCCGTGGGCGAGCTGGCCTTGACCCGGCCCACCGACCATACGGCGATCCTGTTGCCCAACGGCAAGGTGCTCATCGCGACGGGCACGAGTTACCCGATGTCGGAGTTGTACGACCCCGCCACGAGAACCTGGAGCGCCACGGGACGCATGGGCACGGAGCGCCACTCCGCCACGGTGACGCTGCTGCCCAATGGCAAGGTGCTCGTCGCGGGAGGCTTTGGAAGCTCCACCCCCGGCAACCCCTCGTCGGCGGAGCTGTACGACCCGGCGACGGCGGCCTGGAGCGCTACGGGCTCCATGGACTCGGCGCGCCATCAGCATACGGCGACGGTGCTGTCCAATAGCCAGGTGCTCGTCGTGGGAGGCAGCAATGGAACCAAGGCCCTCGCGTCGGCGGAGCTGTACGACCCGGCTACGGGGACCTGGCGCATGACGAGGCCCATGGCCACGGTGCGCGAGCACCACACGGCGACGCTGCTGCCCAATGGTCAGGTGCTCATCGCGGGGGGCTTCAATGAGGCGGGCCCCATCGCGTCGGTGGAGGTGTACGACCCAGCCACGGGAAATTGGAGCACCACGGCCCCCCTGAGCATGGCGCGTGGCACCCATACGGCGACGCTGTTGCCCAATGGCCAGGTGCTCATCGCGGGGGGCTACAATCGTGGACAAGCCCTCACGTCGGCGGAGCTGTTCACGCCCTGA
- a CDS encoding acetylxylan esterase — protein sequence MTRTTLLALSLLFAPTLAVASAPKPSVASDEERALFAYDRAAPLDLKTERLSVEDGVEVYEMSFASPKGGRATGRILVPQREGKKAGIVMMHGAPGSAAQLHPRALPFARRGAVVVSVDAPFARRNASAVTFTAADRADQVQLIVDLQRAVDLLLARPDVDPARIAFVGGSYGGAVGALFAGVDARPATYILYVADGGFVSHFTSLDGTPQGPLAELSPEERESWIATLGPVGGMNWVGRARSGSILFQNGREDPLVPPAKAEALHRAAGSSHTVRWYESGHKLPDQAWQDMFRWLHERVGTDAPATRG from the coding sequence ATGACCCGCACCACGCTGCTCGCGCTCTCGTTGTTGTTCGCTCCCACCCTCGCTGTCGCGTCCGCGCCCAAGCCGTCCGTTGCCTCGGACGAGGAGCGCGCTCTGTTCGCGTACGACCGCGCTGCTCCTCTCGATCTGAAGACGGAGCGGCTGTCGGTGGAGGATGGCGTGGAGGTGTATGAGATGTCCTTCGCGAGTCCGAAGGGAGGTCGCGCCACCGGGCGGATCCTCGTCCCGCAGCGGGAGGGGAAGAAGGCGGGCATCGTGATGATGCACGGCGCGCCCGGCAGCGCGGCCCAGCTCCACCCCCGGGCGCTCCCGTTCGCGCGCCGGGGCGCGGTGGTGGTGTCGGTGGACGCGCCTTTTGCCCGGCGAAACGCCTCTGCGGTGACCTTCACGGCGGCGGACCGCGCGGACCAGGTGCAGCTCATCGTGGACCTGCAGCGCGCGGTGGACCTGTTGCTCGCGCGGCCGGACGTGGACCCCGCTCGCATCGCCTTCGTGGGGGGCAGCTACGGTGGGGCGGTGGGAGCGCTCTTCGCGGGCGTGGACGCGCGTCCCGCCACCTATATCCTGTACGTCGCGGACGGCGGTTTCGTCTCGCACTTCACCTCGCTCGATGGCACGCCCCAGGGGCCTCTCGCGGAGCTGTCCCCCGAGGAGCGGGAGTCCTGGATCGCCACCTTGGGGCCCGTGGGGGGCATGAATTGGGTGGGCCGGGCCCGTTCCGGCAGCATCCTCTTCCAGAACGGCCGAGAGGACCCGCTCGTGCCGCCCGCCAAGGCCGAGGCCTTGCACCGTGCCGCGGGCTCTTCTCACACGGTGCGTTGGTACGAGTCGGGCCACAAGCTGCCGGACCAGGCCTGGCAGGACATGTTCCGCTGGCTCCACGAGCGTGTGGGGACGGACGCCCCTGCCACTCGAGGCTGA
- a CDS encoding MogA/MoaB family molybdenum cofactor biosynthesis protein, with protein sequence MVTCSDSRDEAKDESGKALRGGLEAAGHTLCGYKVVKDDPEAIRAALAEAAGAGARAVLFNGGTGIGRRDSTVETLRGLFEKELPGFGEIFRMLSYEQIGSPAMLSRATAGTYQGMIVFAMPGSPQAVKLALEALILPELGHAVRELTR encoded by the coding sequence GTGGTGACGTGCTCGGACAGCCGGGACGAGGCGAAGGACGAGAGCGGCAAGGCGCTGCGCGGCGGGCTGGAGGCCGCGGGGCACACGCTGTGCGGTTACAAGGTGGTGAAGGACGATCCGGAGGCGATCCGAGCCGCGCTGGCCGAGGCGGCGGGTGCGGGCGCGCGGGCGGTGCTCTTCAACGGGGGCACGGGGATTGGCCGGCGGGACTCCACGGTGGAGACGCTGCGCGGCCTGTTCGAGAAGGAGCTGCCGGGCTTCGGGGAGATCTTCCGGATGCTCTCGTACGAGCAGATCGGCAGCCCGGCGATGCTCTCGCGCGCCACGGCGGGCACGTACCAGGGGATGATCGTCTTCGCGATGCCGGGCTCGCCTCAGGCGGTGAAGCTGGCGCTGGAGGCGCTCATCCTTCCGGAGCTGGGGCACGCCGTACGCGAGCTGACGCGCTGA
- a CDS encoding Rieske (2Fe-2S) protein encodes MKIKLGPADFAEKELRGYEVGKRNVCVAKVNGRYKGLDDWCNHAGCLLSGGRIEDNLVVCPCHEVGFDMDTGQNVTSPGIADDQPVVKVEVENGQLVIDETFSK; translated from the coding sequence ATGAAGATCAAGCTCGGACCAGCGGATTTCGCCGAGAAGGAGCTGCGGGGCTACGAGGTAGGCAAGCGCAATGTGTGCGTGGCCAAGGTCAACGGGCGCTACAAGGGGCTCGATGACTGGTGCAACCACGCCGGCTGCCTGCTGTCGGGTGGGCGCATCGAGGACAACCTGGTCGTCTGCCCCTGCCACGAGGTCGGCTTCGACATGGACACCGGGCAGAACGTGACCTCTCCCGGCATCGCCGATGACCAGCCGGTGGTGAAGGTCGAAGTGGAGAACGGGCAGCTCGTCATTGACGAGACCTTCTCCAAGTAG
- the polX gene encoding DNA polymerase/3'-5' exonuclease PolX, producing MNPNTLDKAAVAKILRELSLLLQLKGENAFKVRAYDTAADRILGMTQDLGALVREGRLQELPGIGQGLAEKISELVSTGKLGFHEELKAEFPPGLLEMLQLPDMGPKKAMALWRELQVGSVADLERACREGRVRALKGFGAKSEAKILEGIALHQRAQGKRKLLGDVLPTVEGLLELLRAAPGVVRVSPAGSVRRRAETVGDVDLLASAPQAGPVLDVLANAPGVAVLIGKGESKCSVRMTEADLQVDLRVLPDEDFATALHHFTGSKAHHVRLRGMGQDKGLKISEWGVHQEDGTKLPIRDEADIYRLLGMQYVPPELREDSGEIEAALEGRLPEDLVSLEDVLGVVHCHSTWSDGKNSLEEMARAAQALGLKYLTVTEHSQAAVYAGGLKEDDLKRQWDEIDRVNAAVPGLRLLKGIEVDILESGALDYRDSVLERCELVIGSVHIRHSMNEEQMTQRLLNAMDNPHLNIIGHPTGRLIHEREPYPVRMEAVLDKAAARGVVMEVNGKPARLDLKAEHVRQAVQRGVKLVVSADAHRREDLNHLVFAVATARRGWARKGEVLNTLPADRFISTLKGLRC from the coding sequence GTGAACCCGAACACCCTCGACAAAGCCGCCGTCGCCAAGATCCTCCGGGAGCTCTCCCTGCTGCTCCAGCTCAAGGGGGAGAACGCCTTCAAGGTCCGCGCCTATGACACCGCCGCGGACCGGATCCTGGGGATGACCCAGGACCTGGGCGCCCTGGTACGGGAAGGTCGCCTGCAAGAGCTCCCAGGGATCGGCCAGGGGCTGGCCGAGAAGATCTCCGAGCTGGTGAGCACGGGGAAGCTTGGCTTCCACGAGGAGCTCAAGGCCGAGTTCCCTCCGGGCCTCCTGGAGATGCTCCAGCTGCCGGACATGGGGCCCAAGAAGGCGATGGCGCTGTGGCGCGAGCTGCAGGTGGGCAGCGTGGCGGACCTGGAGCGGGCCTGCCGCGAGGGCCGGGTGCGCGCGCTCAAGGGCTTTGGGGCCAAGAGCGAGGCGAAGATCCTCGAAGGCATCGCCCTGCACCAGCGGGCGCAGGGCAAGCGCAAGCTCCTGGGAGACGTGCTGCCCACGGTCGAGGGCCTCCTGGAGCTGCTCCGGGCCGCGCCCGGCGTGGTGCGCGTCAGCCCGGCGGGCAGTGTGCGCCGCCGTGCCGAGACGGTGGGAGATGTAGACCTGCTGGCCTCGGCGCCCCAGGCGGGGCCAGTGCTGGACGTGCTGGCCAACGCGCCGGGAGTGGCGGTGCTGATCGGCAAGGGCGAGAGCAAGTGCTCGGTGCGAATGACGGAGGCAGACCTGCAGGTGGATCTGCGCGTGCTGCCGGACGAGGACTTCGCCACGGCGCTGCACCACTTCACCGGCTCCAAGGCCCACCATGTGCGCCTGCGCGGCATGGGCCAGGACAAGGGGCTGAAGATCTCCGAGTGGGGTGTCCACCAGGAGGACGGCACCAAGCTGCCCATCCGGGACGAGGCGGACATCTACCGGCTGCTGGGGATGCAGTACGTCCCGCCCGAGCTGCGCGAGGACAGCGGTGAGATCGAGGCGGCGCTGGAGGGCCGGCTGCCCGAGGATCTGGTGTCCCTTGAGGACGTGCTGGGCGTGGTGCATTGCCACAGCACCTGGTCGGACGGGAAGAACTCGCTGGAGGAGATGGCGCGAGCGGCGCAGGCCCTGGGGCTGAAGTACCTCACGGTCACCGAGCACAGCCAGGCGGCCGTCTACGCGGGAGGCCTCAAGGAGGACGATCTCAAGCGCCAGTGGGACGAGATCGACCGGGTGAACGCGGCGGTGCCGGGCCTGCGGCTGCTCAAGGGCATCGAGGTGGACATCCTGGAGTCGGGGGCGCTCGACTACCGCGACAGCGTGCTGGAGCGGTGCGAGCTGGTCATCGGCTCGGTCCACATCCGGCACAGCATGAACGAGGAGCAGATGACGCAGCGGCTGCTCAACGCCATGGACAACCCGCACCTGAACATCATCGGGCACCCCACCGGGCGCCTCATCCACGAGCGGGAGCCGTACCCGGTGCGCATGGAGGCGGTGCTGGACAAGGCGGCCGCGCGCGGCGTGGTGATGGAAGTGAACGGCAAGCCGGCTCGCCTGGACCTGAAGGCCGAGCACGTGCGGCAGGCCGTCCAGCGGGGAGTGAAGCTGGTGGTGAGCGCGGACGCACACCGCCGGGAGGATCTCAACCACCTGGTCTTCGCCGTGGCCACCGCGCGCCGGGGCTGGGCGCGCAAGGGAGAGGTGCTCAACACCCTGCCCGCGGACCGGTTCATCTCCACCCTCAAGGGCCTCCGGTGCTAA
- a CDS encoding S1 family peptidase, which produces MTPRLLAPLLFCFALAAHASGPERPSRADLQRALELHERSVVRVHGPRRAGPGVIVGSAGQVLTSVEHVSLEAAEVEFGGKRLPGAVVLANAYLKIAVVAAPQGSYPSVPVKAQPEDLDGKWLIGVAPGRGKQASHPFTAVARRTKEPFVDVDLPLAPGTPLFDVQGRLAAVVVQRRAGGCRALPLESVKLQLASTAGSP; this is translated from the coding sequence GTGACGCCTCGCCTCCTTGCCCCCCTGCTCTTCTGCTTCGCTCTCGCGGCCCACGCCTCCGGGCCCGAGCGGCCCTCCCGCGCCGACCTGCAGCGGGCGCTGGAACTCCATGAGCGCTCGGTGGTGCGCGTCCACGGGCCTCGTCGTGCGGGTCCCGGCGTCATCGTCGGCAGCGCGGGCCAGGTGCTCACCTCCGTGGAGCACGTGAGCCTGGAGGCCGCGGAGGTAGAGTTCGGCGGAAAGCGCCTGCCCGGCGCGGTGGTGCTCGCCAACGCGTACCTCAAGATCGCCGTCGTCGCCGCGCCTCAGGGCAGCTACCCCTCCGTGCCCGTGAAGGCGCAGCCCGAGGACCTCGACGGAAAGTGGCTCATCGGCGTCGCCCCGGGCCGCGGCAAGCAAGCCTCGCACCCGTTCACCGCCGTGGCGCGGCGCACGAAAGAGCCCTTCGTGGACGTGGACCTGCCGCTGGCGCCGGGTACGCCCCTCTTCGATGTGCAGGGGCGCCTGGCGGCGGTGGTCGTGCAACGGCGCGCGGGCGGCTGTCGGGCGCTGCCGCTGGAGTCCGTGAAGCTCCAGCTCGCCTCCACGGCGGGGAGTCCATGA